CTTATCTGTTCAACTCATCCATCGCCGGTATTGAAGACGCAGACGCGCTGCTCATTATTGGCAGCAACCCACGCACAGAAGCGCCGGTCTTGAACGCACGCATCCGTAAGCGCTGGAGCCAGGGCGGCTTGCCCGTCGGGATCGTTGGCGAAGACGCCGATCTCACATATGACACTGACCATCTTGGTGCAGGACCACAGACCCTCAAAGAAATCGCAGATGGGTCTCACCCGTTTGCCCGTGTTCTCGAAGTTGCTGAACGCCCAATGATCATTCTGGGGCAGGGCGCGCTGACCCGCGCGGACGGCGCTGCGGTTCATGCAACGGCTCTTCAGATTGCTGAGAAATCAGGCGCCATCTCAGCCAATTGGAATGGCTTTAACGTTCTTCATACAGCTGCCGCTCGTGTAGGTGGCCTGGATCTAGGCTTTGTGCCCGGTGAGGGCGGCAAGGACACTGCTGGTATTCTGGATGCGGCAGCGTCTGGCGACATAGATTTTGTCTTCCTGCTTGGTGCCGACGAAATCGACACAAGCAAGCTTGAAAAAGCATTTGTCGTTTATCAGGGAACGCACGGGGATGCTGGAGCACACGCCGCTGATGTCATCTTGCCTGCGGCGACCTACACAGAAAAAAGCGCTCTATGGGTGAACACGGAAGGTCGTGTGCAGATGGGCCGTCGGGCAGCCTTCCCGCCGGGAGATGCGAGAGAAGATTGGGCTATTCTCCGCGCGCTGTCTGATGTGCTGGGACAGACACTTCCATATGACAGCCTGCAGCAGCTCCGCGCGGCGCTCTTTGAGGCGCACCCGCATTTCGCACAGATCGACACGGTTTCGAGCGCTGCAAGTGTGACAAGCGGGCCTGGCGGTTCGATGGACGACGGGCCATTCAGTAACGCCATAACTGATTTCTACTTTACGAACCCGATTGCTCGCGCAAGCAAGATCATGGCGGATTGTGCTGCGACCTACGGCAACAAAGAAGCAGGAGCAACCGGCACCAATGGCTGAGCTCTGGACCACATACGGCTTTCCGCTGTTCATCATCGTTGGCCAATCGCTGGGTGTGCTGGTGGGGCTGCTGCTCTTCACCGCGTACATTCTCTACGCCGACCGGAAGATTTTCGCCGCCGTTCAGATGCGCCGCGGACCCAATGTGGTGGGGCCATGGGGCCTTCTGCAATCCTTCGCCGACCTGACAAAGTTTCTGTTCAAAGAAGCGATCATCCCTTCAAGCGCTAACAAGGGCATCTATCTTCTGGCCCCCGTCATCACGGCGACCTTGGCGCTGAGTGCCTGGGCAGTGATCCCCTTTGATGATGGATGGGTTGTTGCCGACATCAATGTTGGGCTGCTTTACGTCCTCGCGTTTTCGTCCCTGGGTGTCTATGGCATCATCATGGGCGGATGGGCATCTAACTCGAAATACCCGTTCATGGGTGCGCTGCGGTCTGCCGCGCAGATGGTGTCCTACGAGGTCTCGCTCGGCTTTATTGTTGTTTGTGTGCTGATGACAGCGGGTTCGATGAACCTCTCAGATATTGTTCGCGCGCAGGATACAGGCGCGGGCATGTTCGGTTGGTATTGGCTCATTCATTTCCCAGCCTTCGTGATCTTCTTCATCTCAGCGATCGCTGAGACCAACAGGCCACCGTTTGACCTGCCGGAAGCCGAATCTGAACTGGTTGCGGGTTATGCCACTGAGTATTCCTCGACACCGTTCTTGCTCTTCTTCTTGGGTGAGTTTGTTGCGATTAACCTGATGGCAGCGATGGTGACAATCCTGTTCCTCGGCGGCTGGCTGCCCCCGTTTGACTGGGAGCCACTTCATGCAGTTCCCGGCATTATCTGGTTTGTTCTGAAAGTTTGTTTCGTCTTTTTCCTCTTTGCGATGGTTCGCGCCTATGTGCCGCGCTACCGCTATGACCAACTGATGCGCTTGGGCTGGAAAGTGTTCCTGCCTCTTTCGCTCGGTTGGGTTGTAGTGACAGCCGGCGTTCTGGTCGCGTTCGATCTTGCGCCGTAACCTGAAGGAGAGCTGATCCATGTCTGGTCTGACACAATCTGTACGCTCCCTGTTTTTGGCGGAGTTTGTTTCAAGCTTCGTCTTGGCTTTGAAGTATTTCTTCGGGCCTAAGGCGACATTGAACTATCCGTATGAAAAAGGCCTTCTAAGCCCGCGCTTCCGAGGGGAGCATGCGCTTCGCCGCTACCCGAACGGAGAAGAGCGCTGCATTGCCTGCAAGCTCTGTGAAGCAATTTGCCCGGCACAGGCTATTACCATTGAAGCGGGCCCCCGTCGCAATGACGGGACCCGGCGCACCGTGCGCTACGACATTGATATGACGAAATGCATCTATTGCGGCTTCTGTCAGGAAGCTTGTCCGGTAGACGCCATCGTTGAAGGACCAAACTTCGAATTCGCAACGGAAACCCGCGAAGAGCTTTTCTACACAAAAGAGAAGCTGCTTGATAACGGTGACCGTTGGGAACGCGAAATCGCTAAGAACATCGAACTTGACGCGCCTTACCGGTAACACCGGGGGCGGGTAACGCAACACGAGAGAGGGCAAAGGGGCAATGATCGTCGCCACCATAGCTTTTTATATATTTGCAGGCGTCGCCATTGCCGCGGGCTTCATGGTTATTGCTGCCCGCAACCCCGTGCATTCCGTACTCTTTCTGATCCTGGCGTTCTTCAATGCGGCAGGGCTCTTCGTGCTGATGGGGGCAGAGTTCCTCGCGATGATCCTGATCATTGTCTATGTCGGCGCGGTTGCAGTCTTGTTCCTCTTCGTGGTGATGATGCTGGACATCGACTTTGCGGAGCTCCGTGAGGGCTTCCTGCAATACATGCCCATTGGTGCGTTGATTGGACTGATCGTTCTGCTCGAACTGCTCTTGGTTGCGGGCACCTGGACGCTCGCACCTGAAGTGGCGTCGCTGGCAGCGTCCCCAATTCCGCCTATTTCCGATGTGACCAACGCAGAAGCGATCGGCCAGGTGATGTACACGCAATATGTCTACTTCTTCCAGGCTGCCGGCATGGTTTTGCTGGTGGCCATGATCGGCGCCATCGTGCTGACGCTCCGGAAGAAGCCAGACGCACAAAGACAGAGTATTCCGGAGCAGGTCGCTCGCACGGCCGAAACCGCAGTAGAACTTAAGAAGGTGGAGCCTGGTCAGGGCCTCTAAGGGCCGACCACGAGAGAAACGCACATGGAAATCGGTCTTGCACATTATCTGACGGTGGCGGCGATCCTCTTCACGCTGGGGATTTTCGGCATCTTCCTGAACAGGAAGAACGTCATCATTATCCTCATGTCGATTGAGTTGATGCTCCTCGCCGTGAACATCAACCTAGTGGCTTTCTCCACGCATCTGGGCGATCTCACCGGGCAGATATTTGCCATGTTGGTTCTGACGGTCGCGGCGGCAGAGGCGGCCATCGGTCTGGCCATCCTTGTTGTTTATTTCCGTAATCGCGGCTCTATCGCCGTCGAAGACATCAATTTGATGAAAGGCTGAGCGGCACATGTACGAAGCAATTGTCTTCCTTCCGCTCGTCGGATGTTTGATCGCTGGATTGTTCGGGCGCCAGATCGGCGTCACCGCGTCTCAGTGGGTGACCTGTGGCGGCCTTGTTATTTCGGCTCTGTTGAGCTGGGTTGCGTTCTACAACGTGGCGCTTCAGGGGCAGGCTGAAACCATCAAGGTCCTTACCTGGATCGATAGCGGCTCTTTTGAGGCGGACTGGCGCTTGCGCATCGACACACTGACAGCCGTCATGTTGGTGGTTGTTACCAACGTGTCGGCCCTCGTGCACATCTATTCTGTTGGCTATATGAGCCACGACCCACACCAATCGCGTTTCTTCGCTTACCTCTCGCTCTTCACCTTCGCCATGCTGATGCTGGTCACGGCAGACAATCTGGTGCAGCTCTTCTTCGGTTGGGAAGGAGTGGGTCTCGCGTCCTATTTGCTCATTGGTTTCTGGTACAAAAAACCGACCGCGAATGCAGCTGCGATCAAAGCCTTTGTTGTGAACCGGGTAGGTGATTTCGGTCTTATCCTGGGGCTTTCCGCGATCTATCTCACGGTCGGCTCCGTCGAATATGACACGATCTTTGCTGCCATTCCGGGTCTCGCAGACGATAGCTTCATGTTCCTCGGCGCAGAGTTCCCTATTGTCACGACGATCTGTCTGTTGCTCTTCATGGGAGCGATGGGCAAGTCAGCCCAGTTCCTGCTCCACACCTGGCTGCCGGATGCGATGGAAGGCCCAACGCCGGTATCTGCGCTGATCCACGCCGCGACCATGGTGACAGCAGGTGTGTTCCTCGTCTGCCGCATGTCGCCACTCTTTGAGTTCTCGCAGGACGCACTAAACGTGGTCGTGTTTATTGGGGCAACGACAGCGTTCTTTGCCGCAACAGTCGGTCTGGTTCAGAACGACATCAAACGCGTGATCGCGTATTCCACATGTTCACAGCTGGGCTACATGTTCGTTGCTGCAGGGGTAGGCGCTTACGAAGTCGCCATGTTCCACCTCTTTACGCACGCGTTCTTTAAGGCACTTCTCTTCTTAGGCAGCGGCTCCGTGATCCACGCCATGTCCGATGAGCAGGACATGCGCAAGATGGGCGGGCTCTACAAGTTCGTGCCGGTCACCTGGGTCATGATGCTGATCGGGACCTTGGCGCTGACAGGCTTCCCGCTGACTGCCGGCTACTTCTCCAAGGACGCAGTGATCGAAGCAGCCTTCGCAGCTCAGAACCCGGTCCACATGTATGCTTTCTGGGCCACCGTTGTGGCAGCGCTCTTCACAAGCTTCTATTCCTGGCGCCTCATTTTCATGACATTCCATGGCAAGAGTCGTGCTTCAAACGAAGTGCTGAGCCATGCGCATGAAAGCCCGCCTTCCATGATGATCCCGCTGTTCCTGCTGGCAGGTGGTGCATTGGGGGCAGGTGCCATGTTCTCAAGCCTCTTTATCGGTAGCTCTGCAGAGGGCTTTTGGGCCGGCGCGGTCTTCACGCTGGAAGGCAACAATATTCTTGAGGACCTGCATCATGTTCCAGCCTGGGTGAAATTCTCACCATTGGTCATGATGTCCCTTGGGTTTGTAACGGCCTGGTACTTCTATATCCGCAGCCCTGAGACTCCGAAAGCGCTGGCGAGGGAACAGGAGCTTCTCTACAAGTTCCTGCTCAACAAGTGGTACGTGGACGAGATCTATGACTTCTTGTTTGTGAAGCCTGCCTTCTGGATCGGTCGCTTCTTCTGGAAACAGGGAGACGGGCGAACCATTGACGGGCTTGGGCCGGACGGGATCGCTGCACGCGTCCTTGATGTGACGCGCGGCATCAATCGGCTGCAGACCGGTTACGTTTATCATTATGCGTTCGCCATGCTTCTGGGCATCGCAGCGCTGACGACTTACTTCATGTTCGGGGGTTCCCACTAATGTTTGGAATTCCAGTTCTATCCATCATTACTTTCCTGCCGCTTGTTGGTGCTCTGGTCATTCTCATGATCCGGGCGGACGAAGAGGTTGAGGCACGCAACGCCAGATGGACGGCGTTTTGGGTGACGATGATTACCTTCATCGGCTCTCTGTCGATCTGGTTCGGTTTCGATAAGACGACAGCTGAGTTCCAGTTTGTTGAGCAGGGCGAGTGGCTCGGTGGCGCGATCAATTACCATATGGGTGTTGATGGCATTTCCATGCTGTTTGTGATCTTGACCACGTTCCTGATGCCGTTCTGCATTCTAGCGAGCTGGGAGGCGATCCAGACCCGCGTGAAGGAATACATGATCGCGTTCTTGATCCTGGAAACGCTGATGATCGGCGTGTTCTGTTCCCTGGATCTGGTACTCTTCTACCTCTTCTTTGAAGCTGGCCTCATTCCGATGTTCCTGATCATCGGTGTCTGGGGGGGCGCGCGGCGCGTCTATGCGAGCTTCAAATTCTTCCTCTACACTCTGGCAGGCTCCGTTCTCATGCTGCTGGCCATTATGGCTATGTACTGGCAGGTCGGCACGACGGATATCCCAACGCTGCTGGCATATGACTTCCCTGCAGGCATGCAGACCTGGCTATGGCTTGCTTTCTTTGCTTCCTTCGCGGTGAAGATGCCCATGTGGCCCGTACACACCTGGCTGCCGGACGCTCACGTGGAAGCGCCGACAGCGGGCTCAGTGATCCTGGCGGGCATCCTGCTGAAGATGGGCGGCTACGGTTTCTTACGGTTCTCTCTGCCTATGTTCCCCATTGCGTCTGACCTTTTCGCGCCGATGGTCTTTGGATTGTCAGTGGTCGCGATCATCTACACGTCGCTGGTGGCCTTGGTGCAGGAGGATATGAAGAAGCTGATTGCATACTCCTCCGTCGCTCATATGGGCTTCGTGACCATGGGGATCTTTGCGGCGACGACCCAGGGCGTGCAGGGTGGCATTTTTCAGATGCTCTCCCACGGATGGGTCTCAGGCGCGCTCTTCCTTTGTGTCGGCGTGGTCTATGACCGCATGCACACGCGTGAGATTGCTGCCTATGGCGGTCTTGTCAGCCGCATGCCGATCTATGCGTTTGCCTTCATGATCTTCACCATGGCGAATGTCGGCCTGCCGGGCACAAGTGGGTTCGTCGGCGAGTTCCTCACCATTGTTGGGGTGTTTCAGGTGAACTCCTGGGTCGCTCTTTTGGCAGCAACTGGGGTGATCCTGTCGGCCTGCTACGCGCTTTACCTCTACCGCCGGGTTGTTTTCGGTGAGCTGGAAAAAGACACGTTGAAGAACATCAAAGACGTGAGCCCGCGGGAGCTCGCAACATTGGCGCCACTTATCGTTGCGACACTTTTCTTTGGTGTGTATCCGCTGCCAATTCTGGATGTGACCGCCGTGTCCGTCGACAATCTGGTAGCCAACTACCAAGCCGCTGTGGAGGCCCATGAAGTGGCCGGTGGTGGAACATTTGACTTTGCTTGGGCTGGCTTAGGCCGCTAACGCGCAAGACGTCTGGAGATACAAAGACTATGGAAACCGCCCTCGCCATGCCGGACTTAGGTCCCGCCCTTGCGGAAATCATCCTCGCTGCCGGTGCAATGGCGCTGCTCATGTTGGGTGTGTTCAGAGGTGATGGATCAAGCCGTGCGGTGAGCATTGGGTCCATTGCGCTGCTTATTGTGGCGGGCTTCGCAGTGGTCAGCCAGCCGGACGAGCGGGTCCTGACCTTTGGTGGCGCCTTTGTGATGGATGGCTTTGCCATTGTCATGAAGTGTCTCGTGCTCGCAGGCTCAGCAGTCGCCATCGTTATGGCGCAAGGCTTTATGGCGCGCGAAAATATTGACCGGTTTGAGTTTCCTGTTCTGATCCTCCTTGCCACACTTGGCATGTTGATGATGGTCTCTGCGAACGGGTTGATCGCGCTCTATATGGGGCTGGAGCTGCAGAGCCTGGCGCTCTACGTCGTTGCTTCTTTCCATCGTGACAACACGCGCTCTACAGAAGCAGGCCTCAAATACTTCGTCCTTGGCGCGCTTGCCTCAGGCATGCTGCTTTACGGGTCATCGTTGATTTACGGCTTCTCTGGCACCACAAACTTTGATGTGCTCGCTGGCGTTATTGCGCTGAACGGCATGTCGACTGGCCTCATTTTTGGCCTGGTCTTCCTGCTTGCAGGTCTTGCCTTCAAAATCTCTGCCGTGCCGTTCCATATGTGGACACCGGATGTGTATGAGGGGGCGCCGACGCCTGTAACGGCCTTCTTCGCTGCAGCACCTAAGATCGCAGCCATGGCGCTCTTCCTGCGTGTCATGTATGGCGGTTTCGCAGATGCTGTCTTCCAATGGCAGCAGGTGGTCGTTTTCATCTCAATCGCTTCAATGGTGCTGGGTGCCTTCGCGGCGATCGGTCAAACCAACATCAAACGACTGATGGCCTACTCGTCCATCGGGCATATGGGCTTCGCGCTTGTGGGCCTCGCGGCTGGCACACCCGAAGGCGTGAAGGGCGTGGTGATCTATCTCACCATCTATCTGATCATGAATGCAGGCGTCTTCTGCTGCATCCTCGCTATGCGCCACAAGGAAGGCCCGGTTGAAGAGATATCAGACCTGGCTGGTCTGTCGCAGAACCAGCCCATGCTGGCTGCTGTCTTCGCTATGCTCATGTTCTCGCTTGCAGGTATTCCGCCGCTTGCTGGGTTCTTTGCAAAATTCTATGTCTTCCTCGCTGCGATCAATGCCGGGCTGTATGCTCTTGCGATCATTGGTGTTTTGGCGAGTGTCGTTGGAGCCTTCTACTATCTCCGCGTTGTGAAGATCATCTATTTCGACGATCCAGCCCCAGCATTTGCCGGGCCCATGGGGTCGGAAATCAGAGCTGTTCTGGCGGTATCGGCCTTGTTCACGCTCTTGTTTATTCTTTATCCAACGCCTGTTTTGAAGATGGCGGAAGGCGCTGCAAACTCTTTGGTGCCGACTGTGGAAGCAGCTGAAGCGCCAGCGGCATCCACCGAGACTGCACACTAGAGAATGCCAGACGCTCTCGCGGTTCCTGCAGGCTACAAGCTGAACCGGCACGGCGAGATTGACTCCACCAATGAAGAAGCCAAACGCCTCGCAGCCAGCGGTGTGTCGGGGCCTGTCTGGATTGTCGCCGATACTCAGACTGCAGGCCGGGGCAGGCGAGGTCGCGCTTGGACATCTCCCATTGGCAATCTCATGTGCACGCTCCTGCTGCGCCCGGGGTGTGGCCCTGCAGAAGCTGGCGAACTTTCCTTTGTGGCGGGCTTGGCACTCCACGATGCGGCGTCACAACTCTTGTCTGACGAGGTCTCCTCCAAAGTGAGCCTCAAATGGCCGAACGACCTCCTGATAGATGGCAAGAAGGCTAGTGGTATTCTTCTGGAGTCAGAAAGTGCGGGCGGTTTGGAAGTAAGCTGGCTGGCCATTGGCATTGGTTTGAACCTGGTTCATTTCCCCAACGACACGCCATACCCTGCGACAAGCCTTCAGGCAGAAAGCGGCGTCGTTTATAGCGTCGGATATGCATTAACCGCGCTCGCGGCCGCATTTGATAAATGGTACGCGACCTGGCAGCAGCCAGGTGGGTTTAACGCTATCAGGGAAGCCTGGTTGAAGAGCGCGCGGGGTGTCGGGCAAAAGATCACTGTGCGCCTTGCTGATGAAACGCTTGTCGGGACGTTTGAAGGTCTGTCGGAAGATGGAGCATTGCAATTGCGGTTGCCCTCGGGGGCACGTCAGCAAATAGCTGCGGGCGACGTCTTTTTTGGCGCCGGCGGCGGTAGCCGGTAAGGTAAGCCATGGATCGCAATTCACCTGATAATGCTGAGCTGGTGTTCGTGCCTCTAGGGGGCACGGGGGAAATCGGCATGAACCTGAATCTCTACGGGTTCGGGACGGAAGAGGACCGCAAGTGGATCATGGTGGATCTCGGCGTCACCTTCTCTGATGGCCGAACGCCGGGCGTAGACGTGATTATGCCGGACCCCACCTTTATTGAAGAGCATCGGCAGGATCTGATTGCCATTGTCCTGACCCACGCCCATGAAGATCATATCGGGGCTGTCGCACATCTCTGGCCAAAGCTCAGGTGCCCGGTCTACGCAACTCCGTTCACCGCGGAGCTTGTGAAAGGCAAGCTGATAGAGGCCGGGATTGAGCAGGAGGTCCCTTTGAATATTGTGGACCTCGGTGCGCAGTTTGACCTTGGGCCCTTTGATATCGAATTCGTCACGCTAACCCACTCAATCCCCGAGCCCAATGCATTGGCCATCCGCACACCGCTTGGCACCGTCATGCATACTGGCGATTGGAAAATCGACCCGGGCCCGGTAATCGGGGAGACGCTAGACAGCAAGCGTCTGGCCGAAATTGGGGAAGAAGGCGTGCGCGCAATTGTCTGCGACAGCACCAATGTGTTTACCCCGGGCGAGGCGGGCTCTGAAGCAGACGTGGCGACCAGCCTTACAGACCTTATCGGCGGGCTCGATGGCCGTGTGGTGGTAACGACTTTCGCCTCAAACGTTGCTCGGCTGGAAAGTATCATTCGCGCGGCAGAGGCGAACGGTCGGCACGTTGTCCTGGCAGGCCGGTCTATGTTCCGTGTGATCGCCGCCGCGCGTGATACGGGGCATCTTAAGAACTTGCCCCCCTTTGTTGAGGCGGCGGACGCAGGCTACTTGCCTAAAGACAAAGTGCTGTTCCTTTGTACGGGCTCTCAAGGTGAACCGCGAGCCGCGCTTGCGCGCATCGCAGCGGACGCGCATCGCGACATTGTCCTGGAAGAGGGCGACACGGTGATCTTCTCTTCGCGGATTATCCCGGGGAATGATGTTGCCATCTTTGAGATGCAAAACGACCTTGCGCGGGCCGGTGTTAGAGTGATTACGGAGAAAGATCATTTTGTTCATGTCTCCGGTCACCCCTGTCGCGATGAACTGACGGCCATGTATCAATGGATCAAACCTGAACTCGCAATCCCGGTTCATGGCGAAGCCCGGCATCTCCTGGAGCACGCAGCTCTTGCCAAAGAGTTGCAGGTGCCAGAGACGCTGGTTATCCAGAATGGGGATATGGTCCGCCTCGCACCTGGCGCTGCCGAAGTGGTGGATGAGGTGCCGTCTGGCCGGGTTGTCATGGACGGGGATGTCCTTGTCCCGTCCTGGGATGCGGGTATTCAGGAACGTCGGCGTTTGGGCTTTGCCGGTGCCGTCTTCGTTTCCGTTGCAATCAACGAAAAAGGTGCTGTGCAAGGGGATCCAGAGATCCGCTTAATTGGACTGCCCGAACGGGACAATTACGGTGTGCGTTTTGATGAACGCGCCTACGACGCCTTAGATAGCGCTCTTGATCAATTGCCGCAGCGGAAACGGAAAGATGAGGCGCAGGTAGGCGAGTATCTGCGCCGGGCTGTTCGTGGTGCTATCCGCAAGGAATGGGGCAAAAAGGCCGCTGTCGAAGTGGTCGTCACAAGGGTCTAGTCGTTCATTTTGTCGCATTTCCGGACGGTGAACCGGGGCCACTTCACCTGGAAATGCTCAGGCGCTTGCCGCCACACCCGCATCGGCCTAAATAGAAGCTTGGGATTTACGAGGAGTTACAAATGCTGGGTCAACTAAACCATGTTGCCATTGCCGTGCCAAACATCGCCGAGGCGGCAGAAATGTATAAGGTAAAGTTCGGTGCCAAAGTATCCGGACAAGTGCCCCAACCGGACCATGGCGTGACAACCGTGTTTGTTGATCTGGGCAACACAAAACTCGAACTGCTTGAACCCTTGGGGGAGGATTCACCTATCGCGGGCTTCCTCGCGAAAAACCCCAAAGGAGGCATCCATCATATCTGTGTCGAGGTGGATGACATTGATGCGGCCTGCGAGCAGGTCACCGACCATGGCGTGACCATCACCGGCACAGGCAAGCCAAGGATCGGCGCGCATGGGAAACCGGTTGTCTTCCTGCACCCGAAAGACCTGT
The DNA window shown above is from Parvibaculaceae bacterium PLY_AMNH_Bact1 and carries:
- the nuoH gene encoding NADH-quinone oxidoreductase subunit NuoH (Derived by automated computational analysis using gene prediction method: Protein Homology. GO_function: GO:0016651 - oxidoreductase activity, acting on NAD(P)H [Evidence IEA]) codes for the protein MAELWTTYGFPLFIIVGQSLGVLVGLLLFTAYILYADRKIFAAVQMRRGPNVVGPWGLLQSFADLTKFLFKEAIIPSSANKGIYLLAPVITATLALSAWAVIPFDDGWVVADINVGLLYVLAFSSLGVYGIIMGGWASNSKYPFMGALRSAAQMVSYEVSLGFIVVCVLMTAGSMNLSDIVRAQDTGAGMFGWYWLIHFPAFVIFFISAIAETNRPPFDLPEAESELVAGYATEYSSTPFLLFFLGEFVAINLMAAMVTILFLGGWLPPFDWEPLHAVPGIIWFVLKVCFVFFLFAMVRAYVPRYRYDQLMRLGWKVFLPLSLGWVVVTAGVLVAFDLAP
- the nuoI gene encoding NADH-quinone oxidoreductase subunit NuoI (Derived by automated computational analysis using gene prediction method: Protein Homology. GO_function: GO:0016651 - oxidoreductase activity, acting on NAD(P)H [Evidence IEA]; GO_function: GO:0051539 - 4 iron, 4 sulfur cluster binding [Evidence IEA]), translated to MSGLTQSVRSLFLAEFVSSFVLALKYFFGPKATLNYPYEKGLLSPRFRGEHALRRYPNGEERCIACKLCEAICPAQAITIEAGPRRNDGTRRTVRYDIDMTKCIYCGFCQEACPVDAIVEGPNFEFATETREELFYTKEKLLDNGDRWEREIAKNIELDAPYR
- a CDS encoding NADH-quinone oxidoreductase subunit J (Derived by automated computational analysis using gene prediction method: Protein Homology. GO_function: GO:0008137 - NADH dehydrogenase (ubiquinone) activity [Evidence IEA]), coding for MIVATIAFYIFAGVAIAAGFMVIAARNPVHSVLFLILAFFNAAGLFVLMGAEFLAMILIIVYVGAVAVLFLFVVMMLDIDFAELREGFLQYMPIGALIGLIVLLELLLVAGTWTLAPEVASLAASPIPPISDVTNAEAIGQVMYTQYVYFFQAAGMVLLVAMIGAIVLTLRKKPDAQRQSIPEQVARTAETAVELKKVEPGQGL
- the nuoK gene encoding NADH-quinone oxidoreductase subunit NuoK (Derived by automated computational analysis using gene prediction method: Protein Homology. GO_function: GO:0016651 - oxidoreductase activity, acting on NAD(P)H [Evidence IEA]; GO_process: GO:0042773 - ATP synthesis coupled electron transport [Evidence IEA]); the protein is MEIGLAHYLTVAAILFTLGIFGIFLNRKNVIIILMSIELMLLAVNINLVAFSTHLGDLTGQIFAMLVLTVAAAEAAIGLAILVVYFRNRGSIAVEDINLMKG
- the nuoL gene encoding NADH-quinone oxidoreductase subunit L (Derived by automated computational analysis using gene prediction method: Protein Homology. GO_function: GO:0008137 - NADH dehydrogenase (ubiquinone) activity [Evidence IEA]; GO_process: GO:0042773 - ATP synthesis coupled electron transport [Evidence IEA]), with product MYEAIVFLPLVGCLIAGLFGRQIGVTASQWVTCGGLVISALLSWVAFYNVALQGQAETIKVLTWIDSGSFEADWRLRIDTLTAVMLVVVTNVSALVHIYSVGYMSHDPHQSRFFAYLSLFTFAMLMLVTADNLVQLFFGWEGVGLASYLLIGFWYKKPTANAAAIKAFVVNRVGDFGLILGLSAIYLTVGSVEYDTIFAAIPGLADDSFMFLGAEFPIVTTICLLLFMGAMGKSAQFLLHTWLPDAMEGPTPVSALIHAATMVTAGVFLVCRMSPLFEFSQDALNVVVFIGATTAFFAATVGLVQNDIKRVIAYSTCSQLGYMFVAAGVGAYEVAMFHLFTHAFFKALLFLGSGSVIHAMSDEQDMRKMGGLYKFVPVTWVMMLIGTLALTGFPLTAGYFSKDAVIEAAFAAQNPVHMYAFWATVVAALFTSFYSWRLIFMTFHGKSRASNEVLSHAHESPPSMMIPLFLLAGGALGAGAMFSSLFIGSSAEGFWAGAVFTLEGNNILEDLHHVPAWVKFSPLVMMSLGFVTAWYFYIRSPETPKALAREQELLYKFLLNKWYVDEIYDFLFVKPAFWIGRFFWKQGDGRTIDGLGPDGIAARVLDVTRGINRLQTGYVYHYAFAMLLGIAALTTYFMFGGSH
- a CDS encoding NADH-quinone oxidoreductase subunit M (Derived by automated computational analysis using gene prediction method: Protein Homology. GO_function: GO:0008137 - NADH dehydrogenase (ubiquinone) activity [Evidence IEA]; GO_process: GO:0042773 - ATP synthesis coupled electron transport [Evidence IEA]), translating into MFGIPVLSIITFLPLVGALVILMIRADEEVEARNARWTAFWVTMITFIGSLSIWFGFDKTTAEFQFVEQGEWLGGAINYHMGVDGISMLFVILTTFLMPFCILASWEAIQTRVKEYMIAFLILETLMIGVFCSLDLVLFYLFFEAGLIPMFLIIGVWGGARRVYASFKFFLYTLAGSVLMLLAIMAMYWQVGTTDIPTLLAYDFPAGMQTWLWLAFFASFAVKMPMWPVHTWLPDAHVEAPTAGSVILAGILLKMGGYGFLRFSLPMFPIASDLFAPMVFGLSVVAIIYTSLVALVQEDMKKLIAYSSVAHMGFVTMGIFAATTQGVQGGIFQMLSHGWVSGALFLCVGVVYDRMHTREIAAYGGLVSRMPIYAFAFMIFTMANVGLPGTSGFVGEFLTIVGVFQVNSWVALLAATGVILSACYALYLYRRVVFGELEKDTLKNIKDVSPRELATLAPLIVATLFFGVYPLPILDVTAVSVDNLVANYQAAVEAHEVAGGGTFDFAWAGLGR